From the Pseudomonas sp. SORT22 genome, one window contains:
- the serS gene encoding serine--tRNA ligase — protein sequence MLDSKLLRGQLQEVADRLASRGFSLDVARIEALEERRKVVQTRTEQLQAERNARSKSIGQAKAKGEDIAPLMADVERMAGELASGKVELDGIQAELDGILLGIPNLPDDSVPVGADEDHNVEVRRWGTPRAFDFEIKDHVALGELTGGLDFETAAKLSGARFALLRGPIARLHRALAQFMINLHTSEHGYEEAYTPYLVQAPALQGTGQLPKFEEDLFKISRDGEADFYLIPTAEVSLTNIVAGEILDAKQLPIKFVAHTPCFRSEAGASGRDTRGMIRQHQFDKVEMVQIVEPGKSMEALEGLTANAERVLQALELPYRVLALCTGDMGFSAVKTYDLEVWVPSQDKYREISSCSNCGDFQARRMQARWRNPETGKPELVHTLNGSGLAVGRTLVAVLENYQQADGSIRVPEVLKPYMGGLEVIG from the coding sequence ATGCTCGATTCCAAACTGTTACGCGGCCAACTTCAGGAAGTGGCGGACCGCCTGGCCTCCCGTGGCTTCAGCCTGGATGTCGCGCGCATCGAGGCCCTGGAAGAACGCCGCAAGGTGGTGCAGACCCGTACCGAACAACTGCAAGCCGAGCGTAACGCCCGTTCCAAATCCATCGGCCAGGCCAAGGCCAAGGGCGAAGACATCGCCCCGCTGATGGCGGACGTCGAGCGCATGGCGGGTGAACTTGCCAGCGGCAAGGTCGAGCTGGACGGCATCCAGGCCGAACTGGATGGCATCCTGCTGGGTATTCCCAACCTGCCGGATGACAGCGTGCCGGTCGGCGCCGATGAAGACCACAACGTCGAAGTGCGTCGTTGGGGCACCCCGCGCGCCTTCGACTTCGAGATCAAGGACCACGTGGCGCTCGGCGAGCTGACCGGCGGCCTGGACTTCGAAACCGCGGCCAAGCTGTCGGGCGCCCGTTTTGCCCTGCTGCGCGGCCCGATCGCGCGCCTGCACCGCGCCCTGGCGCAGTTCATGATCAACCTGCACACCAGCGAGCACGGCTACGAAGAAGCCTACACTCCGTACCTGGTCCAGGCTCCGGCACTGCAAGGCACCGGCCAGTTGCCCAAGTTCGAGGAAGACCTGTTCAAGATCAGCCGTGATGGCGAAGCCGACTTCTACCTGATCCCGACTGCCGAGGTGTCGCTGACCAACATCGTGGCCGGCGAGATCCTCGACGCCAAGCAACTGCCGATCAAGTTCGTCGCCCATACCCCGTGCTTCCGTAGCGAAGCCGGTGCTTCGGGCCGCGACACCCGCGGCATGATCCGCCAGCACCAGTTCGACAAGGTCGAAATGGTACAGATCGTCGAGCCGGGCAAATCCATGGAAGCCCTCGAAGGCCTGACCGCCAACGCCGAACGCGTCCTGCAGGCCCTGGAGCTGCCATACCGGGTACTGGCGCTGTGCACTGGCGACATGGGCTTCAGCGCGGTGAAAACCTACGACCTGGAAGTCTGGGTGCCAAGCCAGGACAAGTACCGCGAAATCTCCTCGTGCTCCAACTGTGGCGATTTCCAGGCCCGGCGCATGCAGGCGCGCTGGCGCAACCCGGAAACCGGCAAGCCGGAACTGGTGCACACCCTCAACGGTTCGGGCCTGGCAGTTGGCCGGACCCTGGTGGCGGTGCTCGAGAACTACCAGCAGGCCGACGGTTCGATCCGCGTGCCAGAAGTGCTCAAGCCGTACATGGGTGGCCTGGAGGTCATCGGTTAA
- a CDS encoding SMI1/KNR4 family protein, whose amino-acid sequence MFQDLKNNSPHGSMLSKLQPVASSMLAHLIECYPSLPEDYSAFLKEFGSGAVGAEQPLFILYDGLLAPNEVYDADSATALEGILLFGDDMQGYCAGFDTDNAWQVVEIDPLDGQAHVVAASFQEYLWDMLD is encoded by the coding sequence ATGTTCCAGGACTTAAAAAACAATTCCCCGCACGGGAGCATGCTAAGCAAACTCCAGCCTGTTGCCTCATCAATGCTTGCCCACCTGATCGAATGCTATCCGTCTCTTCCCGAGGATTACAGCGCCTTCCTGAAGGAATTCGGAAGCGGAGCAGTAGGTGCGGAGCAGCCGCTGTTCATTCTGTATGACGGTCTGCTAGCGCCGAATGAAGTTTACGATGCTGACAGTGCCACCGCGCTGGAGGGAATTCTGTTGTTCGGTGATGACATGCAGGGCTACTGCGCAGGCTTCGATACCGACAACGCCTGGCAGGTAGTCGAGATTGATCCGCTCGATGGGCAGGCTCATGTAGTTGCCGCCAGTTTTCAGGAGTACTTGTGGGACATGTTGGATTAG
- a CDS encoding histidine phosphatase family protein, producing the protein MKHIKLIRHGESAANAGQASRDHASIALTQKGIEQAQRVAHSFTQAPQLIVASPFFRAQATAKATATAFPAVPLETWAVQEFTYLEPARCTDTTVAQRRNWVEAYWARSDPAFRDGAGAESFLDFVARAKAFLEQLAAHPAQDIAVFSHGQFINAVAWLLEYTPDTLDGRAMTQWRAYEIANHVPNCYGYALCWNSDDAKFRAQVCASTQAKLRCFYT; encoded by the coding sequence ATGAAGCACATCAAGCTGATTCGCCACGGCGAAAGCGCTGCCAACGCAGGCCAAGCCAGTCGCGATCATGCGAGCATTGCCCTTACTCAAAAGGGAATCGAACAAGCGCAGCGGGTGGCCCATTCGTTCACCCAGGCGCCGCAATTAATTGTTGCCTCGCCATTCTTCCGAGCCCAAGCGACCGCCAAGGCAACGGCCACCGCCTTCCCTGCCGTGCCGCTCGAAACCTGGGCTGTGCAAGAGTTCACCTACCTTGAACCTGCGCGCTGTACCGACACGACAGTGGCCCAACGTCGCAACTGGGTTGAAGCGTACTGGGCCAGATCGGACCCGGCATTCAGGGATGGTGCCGGAGCAGAGTCGTTTCTGGACTTCGTGGCTCGGGCGAAGGCATTCCTGGAACAACTTGCCGCACATCCTGCCCAGGACATTGCAGTGTTCTCCCATGGGCAGTTCATCAATGCTGTTGCCTGGTTACTTGAGTACACGCCAGATACACTGGATGGCCGGGCAATGACACAATGGCGGGCGTATGAAATTGCCAACCACGTGCCCAATTGTTATGGCTACGCGTTGTGCTGGAATTCGGACGATGCGAAGTTTCGGGCACAGGTCTGTGCATCGACTCAAGCCAAGTTGCGGTGTTTCTATACCTGA
- a CDS encoding glutathione S-transferase family protein has protein sequence MGLLIDGRWHDQWYESSKDGAFQRESAQRRNALPGAEAGRYHLYVSLACPWAHRTLIFRKLKGLESLIDVSVVSWLMAEHGWTFDQNKGSTGDKLEHLDFLHQRYTRDDPHYSGRVTVPVLWDKHEQRIVNNESAEIIRIFNSAFDELTGNRLDLYPEPLREQIDALNERIYPAVNNGVYRAGFATSQAAYEQAFDEVFAELDHLERLLGTQRYLAGEYLTEADWRLFTTLIRFDAVYHGHFKCNLRRIADYPNLSNWLRELYQWPGIAETVNFEHIQKHYYMSHKTINPNGIVPKGPLQDFELGHDRQRLVGRGIWRKAGE, from the coding sequence ATGGGCCTGTTGATCGACGGACGCTGGCACGACCAGTGGTATGAAAGCAGCAAAGACGGCGCCTTCCAGCGCGAAAGCGCGCAGCGGCGCAACGCCCTGCCCGGCGCCGAAGCCGGCCGTTATCACCTGTACGTGTCGCTGGCTTGCCCCTGGGCCCACCGCACCCTGATCTTTCGCAAGCTCAAGGGCCTTGAGAGCCTGATCGATGTGTCGGTGGTCAGTTGGCTGATGGCCGAGCATGGCTGGACTTTCGACCAGAACAAGGGCTCGACCGGTGACAAGCTTGAGCACCTGGACTTCCTGCACCAGCGCTACACCCGCGACGACCCACACTACAGCGGCCGGGTCACGGTGCCGGTGCTGTGGGACAAACACGAGCAGCGCATCGTCAACAACGAATCGGCAGAGATCATTCGCATCTTCAACTCGGCCTTCGACGAACTGACCGGCAATCGCCTGGACCTGTATCCCGAACCCTTGCGCGAGCAGATCGACGCACTCAACGAACGGATCTACCCAGCGGTCAACAACGGCGTGTACCGGGCGGGCTTTGCCACGTCGCAGGCGGCCTACGAGCAGGCCTTTGACGAGGTGTTTGCCGAGCTGGATCATCTGGAGCGGCTGCTGGGCACCCAGCGCTATCTGGCCGGGGAATACCTGACCGAGGCCGACTGGCGGCTGTTCACCACGCTGATCCGCTTTGACGCGGTGTACCACGGACACTTCAAGTGCAACCTGCGGCGCATTGCCGATTACCCGAACCTGTCGAACTGGCTACGGGAGCTGTACCAGTGGCCGGGGATCGCCGAGACGGTGAATTTCGAGCATATCCAGAAGCATTACTACATGAGCCACAAGACCATCAATCCGAACGGGATTGTGCCCAAGGGGCCGTTGCAGGATTTTGAGCTGGGGCATGATCGGCAGCGGTTGGTGGGGCGAGGGATTTGGCGCAAGGCTGGGGAATAG
- a CDS encoding Bax inhibitor-1/YccA family protein, producing the protein MREQDYAVNHGQQVEQQEVSRVLRNTYGLLAITLAFSGVMAYVAQQMRVGYPNIFVVLIGFYGLFFLTNKLRDSVWGLVSTFALTGFMGFLLGPILNRYLGMAGGAEVVSSAFAMTALVFGGLSAYVLISRKDMSFLSGFITAGFFVLLGAVVASFFFQISGLQLAISAGFVLFSSVCILFQTSAIIHGGERNYIMATISLYVSIYNLFVSLLQLFGLMGRDD; encoded by the coding sequence ATGCGCGAACAGGATTACGCCGTCAATCACGGCCAGCAGGTCGAGCAGCAGGAGGTCAGCCGCGTCCTGCGTAACACATACGGGTTGCTGGCTATCACCCTCGCCTTCAGTGGCGTCATGGCCTATGTGGCGCAGCAGATGCGCGTTGGCTACCCGAACATTTTCGTGGTGCTGATCGGCTTCTATGGCCTGTTCTTCCTCACCAACAAGCTGCGTGATTCGGTCTGGGGCCTGGTGTCTACCTTCGCCCTCACCGGTTTCATGGGCTTTTTGCTCGGCCCTATCCTCAACCGTTACCTGGGTATGGCCGGTGGCGCCGAGGTGGTCAGCTCGGCATTTGCCATGACCGCCCTGGTGTTCGGTGGTCTGTCGGCCTATGTGCTGATCTCCCGCAAGGACATGAGCTTCCTCAGCGGTTTCATCACCGCAGGCTTCTTCGTCCTGCTGGGCGCCGTGGTTGCCAGCTTCTTCTTCCAGATCAGCGGCCTGCAATTGGCGATCAGCGCCGGTTTCGTGCTGTTCTCGTCGGTATGCATCCTGTTCCAGACCAGCGCGATCATCCACGGTGGCGAGCGTAACTACATCATGGCGACCATCAGCCTGTATGTATCGATCTACAACCTGTTCGTCAGCCTGCTGCAGCTGTTCGGCCTGATGGGTCGCGATGACTGA
- the tusD gene encoding sulfurtransferase complex subunit TusD, whose protein sequence is MKFAIAVFSPAHAPSSRRALRFAQAALAGGHEIVRLFFYQDGVHSASGNVVTPQDELDLPTEWRAFVSAQQLDAVVCIAAALRRGVLNAEEAQRYQRPAVNLPAPWELSGLGQLHEAAQVADRLMCFGGD, encoded by the coding sequence ATGAAGTTCGCCATTGCGGTTTTTTCTCCGGCCCATGCGCCCTCCTCGCGCCGCGCCCTGCGTTTTGCCCAGGCGGCGCTCGCTGGCGGGCATGAGATTGTCCGGCTGTTTTTCTATCAGGACGGCGTGCACAGCGCCTCGGGCAATGTCGTGACGCCTCAGGATGAGCTGGACCTACCCACCGAGTGGCGCGCCTTCGTCAGCGCGCAGCAGCTCGATGCCGTGGTATGCATTGCCGCCGCTCTGCGCCGCGGCGTGCTCAATGCCGAGGAAGCCCAGCGCTACCAGCGCCCGGCGGTCAACCTGCCAGCGCCCTGGGAGCTGTCCGGGCTGGGCCAGTTGCATGAGGCGGCGCAAGTCGCCGATCGACTGATGTGCTTTGGAGGCGATTGA
- a CDS encoding TusE/DsrC/DsvC family sulfur relay protein yields MSTLTVGERSIALDKDGYLVELGDWSEEVASALAAHEDLELTAEHWEVLTLLRDFYQEFELSPATRPLIKYTALKLGAEKGNSLHLNRLFKGTPAKLAAKLAGLPKPTNCI; encoded by the coding sequence ATGAGTACCCTGACTGTCGGCGAGCGCAGCATCGCCCTGGATAAGGACGGCTACCTGGTCGAGCTCGGTGATTGGTCCGAGGAGGTCGCCAGCGCCCTCGCCGCCCATGAAGACCTGGAGCTGACCGCGGAGCACTGGGAAGTGCTGACGCTGCTGCGCGACTTCTACCAGGAGTTCGAGCTGTCGCCGGCCACCCGCCCGCTGATCAAGTACACCGCGCTCAAGCTGGGCGCGGAAAAGGGCAACAGCCTGCACCTGAACCGCCTGTTCAAGGGCACCCCCGCCAAACTCGCCGCGAAACTTGCGGGCCTGCCGAAGCCGACCAATTGCATATGA
- the crcB gene encoding fluoride efflux transporter CrcB, which produces MIALIAAVSAGGIAGTLLRFATANWVNAHWPRHFYLGTLAVNLLGCLLIGLLYGLFVHRPLVPVELRAGLIVGFLGGLTTFSSFSLDTVRLLESGQAPLAFGYAGASVLGGLLATWAGLSLTKF; this is translated from the coding sequence ATGATTGCGCTGATCGCTGCGGTCAGCGCCGGCGGCATCGCCGGTACCTTGCTGCGCTTTGCCACGGCCAATTGGGTCAACGCACACTGGCCACGCCACTTCTATCTCGGTACGCTGGCGGTCAATCTGCTCGGCTGCCTGCTGATCGGCTTGCTCTACGGGCTGTTTGTGCATCGCCCGCTGGTGCCGGTCGAGCTGCGCGCGGGCCTGATCGTCGGCTTTCTCGGCGGTCTGACAACCTTTTCATCCTTTTCACTGGACACCGTGCGCCTGCTCGAAAGCGGGCAGGCGCCGCTGGCCTTCGGGTATGCCGGAGCCAGCGTATTGGGCGGGCTGCTCGCTACCTGGGCCGGCCTGTCTTTGACCAAATTCTGA
- the tusC gene encoding sulfurtransferase complex subunit TusC, with protein sequence MAKSLLIISRQAPWAGPSAREALDIALAGGAFDLPLGMLFLDDGVFQLAPGQQPAQLQQKNLAANLQALPMFGVEELFAASSSLQERGLAADTLSLPVQVLDDAALAALIDRFDQVVTL encoded by the coding sequence ATGGCCAAGTCCTTGCTGATTATCAGCCGCCAAGCGCCGTGGGCCGGGCCATCCGCCCGCGAGGCGCTGGATATCGCCCTGGCCGGCGGTGCCTTCGACCTGCCGCTGGGCATGCTGTTTCTCGATGACGGCGTGTTCCAGCTCGCCCCCGGCCAGCAGCCGGCCCAGCTGCAGCAGAAGAACCTCGCGGCCAACCTGCAAGCATTGCCGATGTTCGGTGTCGAGGAACTGTTCGCCGCCAGCAGCAGCCTGCAGGAGCGCGGCCTTGCTGCCGACACCCTGAGCCTGCCGGTACAGGTGCTGGATGACGCTGCGCTGGCCGCGTTGATCGACCGTTTCGACCAGGTGGTGACCCTCTGA
- the cysG gene encoding siroheme synthase CysG: MEFLPLFHKLRGSRVLIVGAGEIALRKSRLLADAGAVLRVVAPEIEAQLAELARHSGGEILSRGYQPGDLDGCQLIIAATDDQALNAQVSADAQQRCVPVNVVDAPALCSVIFPAIVDRSPLVVAVSSGGDAPVLARLIRAKLETWIPAAYGELAGLGARFRHKVKALYPDVNQRRGFWEDVFQGPIAERQLAGQGAEAERLLQAKIDGATYQAPGEVYLVGAGPGDPDLLTFRALRLMQQADVVLYDRLVAPAIIELCRRDAERIYVGKRRADHAVPQAQINQQLVDLARQGKRVLRLKGGDPFIFGRGGEEIEELAAQGIPFQVVPGITAASGCSAYAGIPLTHRDYAQSVRFVTGHLKDGTSDLPWHDLVAPAQTLVFYMGLVGLPTICAELIRHGRAADTPAALVQQGTTPNQRVFTGTLADLPKLVAEHEVHAPTLVIVGEVVQLREKLAWFEGAQP; encoded by the coding sequence ATGGAATTCCTGCCGCTGTTCCACAAACTGCGCGGCAGCCGTGTGCTGATCGTCGGCGCAGGCGAGATTGCCCTGCGCAAATCGCGTCTGCTGGCCGACGCCGGGGCTGTGCTGCGGGTCGTGGCGCCCGAGATCGAAGCGCAACTGGCCGAGCTTGCCCGGCACAGCGGTGGTGAAATCCTCAGCCGTGGTTACCAGCCTGGCGACCTCGACGGTTGCCAGCTGATCATTGCCGCCACCGACGACCAGGCGCTCAACGCCCAGGTCTCGGCCGATGCCCAGCAGCGCTGCGTACCGGTCAACGTGGTCGATGCACCGGCGCTGTGTTCGGTGATCTTCCCGGCTATTGTCGACCGTTCGCCATTGGTAGTGGCGGTGTCCAGCGGCGGCGATGCGCCGGTGCTGGCGCGGCTGATCCGGGCCAAGCTGGAAACCTGGATTCCCGCCGCCTATGGCGAGCTGGCCGGCCTTGGCGCGCGCTTTCGGCACAAGGTCAAGGCGCTGTACCCGGACGTCAATCAGCGTCGCGGTTTCTGGGAAGATGTCTTCCAGGGCCCGATCGCCGAGCGGCAACTGGCCGGGCAGGGCGCTGAAGCCGAGCGCCTGCTGCAAGCCAAGATCGACGGTGCCACTTACCAGGCGCCGGGCGAGGTGTACCTGGTCGGCGCTGGCCCCGGTGACCCGGACCTGCTGACCTTCCGCGCCTTGCGCCTGATGCAGCAAGCCGACGTGGTGCTCTACGATCGCCTGGTCGCCCCGGCGATCATCGAGCTGTGCCGCCGTGATGCCGAGCGTATCTACGTCGGCAAGCGCCGCGCCGACCACGCCGTGCCGCAAGCGCAGATCAACCAGCAACTGGTCGACCTGGCGCGTCAGGGCAAGCGGGTGCTGCGTCTGAAGGGCGGCGATCCGTTCATCTTCGGCCGTGGCGGCGAAGAGATCGAGGAGCTGGCGGCCCAGGGCATTCCGTTCCAGGTGGTGCCGGGGATTACCGCGGCCAGCGGCTGCTCGGCCTATGCCGGCATCCCGCTGACCCACCGCGACTATGCGCAGTCGGTGCGTTTCGTCACCGGTCACCTCAAGGACGGTACCAGCGACCTGCCCTGGCACGACCTGGTGGCACCGGCGCAGACCCTGGTGTTCTACATGGGCCTGGTGGGCCTGCCGACCATCTGTGCCGAGCTGATTCGTCACGGGCGGGCGGCCGATACCCCGGCGGCCCTGGTGCAGCAGGGCACCACGCCGAACCAGCGGGTGTTCACCGGCACCCTGGCCGACTTGCCCAAGCTTGTGGCAGAGCATGAAGTGCATGCACCGACCCTGGTGATCGTCGGCGAAGTCGTACAGCTGCGCGAGAAACTGGCCTGGTTCGAAGGCGCCCAGCCTTGA
- a CDS encoding GNAT family N-acetyltransferase, whose product MDLQFKRLCEISSADIIELNNNSRVLRHLPLGRPDFDEAKCAAWVAEKESQWQVNGYGPWAFLVNQKFAGWGGLQLTEGDADLALVLHPDYWGHGRAIFAEILRRAFEEIGLESVTVLLAPSRTRVKGMLWLGFQPDGEVCLDGVRFVRYRLLANARA is encoded by the coding sequence ATGGACCTGCAATTCAAGCGACTCTGTGAAATCAGCAGCGCCGACATCATTGAGCTCAACAACAACTCGCGGGTCTTGCGCCACCTGCCTTTGGGCCGCCCCGACTTTGACGAAGCCAAATGCGCAGCGTGGGTCGCCGAGAAAGAGTCGCAGTGGCAGGTTAATGGCTATGGCCCGTGGGCTTTCTTGGTGAATCAGAAGTTTGCCGGCTGGGGTGGTCTGCAGTTAACAGAAGGTGATGCGGACCTGGCGCTGGTTTTACATCCAGATTACTGGGGCCATGGCAGAGCGATTTTTGCTGAAATCCTTCGGCGAGCCTTTGAGGAGATTGGGCTGGAATCGGTTACCGTTTTGCTTGCGCCTAGCAGAACGCGGGTCAAGGGGATGCTTTGGTTAGGGTTTCAGCCGGATGGGGAAGTTTGTTTGGATGGCGTGCGCTTTGTTCGCTATCGGCTTCTCGCCAACGCTCGCGCTTGA
- a CDS encoding helix-hairpin-helix domain-containing protein → MPFLPNERAALLALKGVGPTVITRLEQMGIESLAELGKADVSDILAQASAALGSTCWKNSPQARAAITAAVELAKGAASFKPAG, encoded by the coding sequence ATGCCCTTCTTACCGAACGAACGCGCTGCATTGCTCGCCCTCAAGGGCGTCGGCCCAACTGTCATTACCCGGCTCGAACAGATGGGGATTGAATCGCTGGCAGAACTGGGCAAGGCGGATGTCAGTGACATACTGGCTCAGGCCTCAGCGGCACTGGGCTCGACCTGCTGGAAGAACAGCCCGCAAGCGCGAGCAGCGATTACTGCTGCTGTTGAGCTTGCGAAAGGGGCTGCTAGTTTCAAGCCCGCCGGCTAG
- a CDS encoding glycosyl transferase family protein — MITETPAEHPFAQFVRILGKGKRGARGLSREEAREAMGMLLDGKVEETQLGAFLMLLRHKEESPEELAGFTEALRQRLQAPPIEVDLDWPSYAGKKRHLPWYLLAAKCLAANGVRILLHGGGAHTAGRLYTEQVLALLQIPLCRDWNAVSEALESHMLAFIPLQDWAPRLQRMIDLRNTLGLRSPIHSLARVLNPLNARCGLQSIFHPGYQAVHREASRLLGDTAIVVKGDGGEIEINPDTSSHLYGTANGIDWDEEWPALAAQRHVKPASLEPEQLLAVWRGDEQNSYGELAVVATMALALRGLGHCREEAFAQAQRYWDQRN, encoded by the coding sequence TTGATCACCGAAACCCCGGCCGAACACCCGTTTGCCCAGTTCGTGCGCATTCTTGGCAAGGGCAAGCGCGGCGCCCGTGGCCTGAGCCGCGAGGAAGCCCGCGAGGCCATGGGCATGCTGCTCGATGGCAAGGTCGAGGAAACCCAGCTCGGCGCCTTCCTGATGCTGCTGCGCCACAAGGAAGAAAGCCCTGAGGAGCTGGCCGGCTTCACCGAGGCCCTGCGCCAGCGTTTGCAGGCACCGCCGATTGAGGTTGATCTCGACTGGCCAAGTTACGCCGGCAAAAAACGCCACCTGCCCTGGTACCTGCTGGCTGCCAAGTGCCTGGCGGCCAATGGCGTGCGCATCCTCCTGCACGGCGGCGGCGCGCACACCGCCGGGCGGCTGTACACCGAGCAAGTGCTGGCGCTGCTGCAGATTCCGCTGTGCCGGGACTGGAATGCAGTGTCTGAAGCGCTGGAAAGCCACATGCTGGCGTTCATCCCGCTGCAAGACTGGGCCCCGCGCCTGCAACGGATGATCGACCTGCGCAACACCCTGGGCCTGCGTTCGCCGATTCACTCCCTGGCCCGGGTGCTCAACCCGTTGAACGCCCGCTGCGGCCTGCAGAGCATCTTCCACCCCGGCTACCAGGCGGTTCACCGCGAAGCCAGCCGCCTGCTCGGCGATACGGCAATCGTGGTCAAGGGCGATGGCGGTGAGATCGAGATCAACCCGGACACCAGCAGCCACCTGTATGGCACCGCCAATGGCATCGACTGGGATGAGGAATGGCCGGCCCTGGCCGCCCAGCGTCATGTCAAACCGGCGAGCCTGGAGCCCGAGCAGTTGCTGGCCGTGTGGCGCGGTGATGAGCAGAATAGCTATGGCGAACTGGCCGTGGTCGCAACCATGGCCCTGGCCTTGCGCGGCCTGGGTCATTGCCGCGAGGAAGCCTTCGCCCAGGCCCAACGCTATTGGGATCAGCGCAACTGA
- the tusB gene encoding sulfurtransferase complex subunit TusB translates to MSTLHVICHSPFGDNRLSSCLRLLGSADGLLLCGDAVYALQPGSEPLRSLQANQLGGRLFALDEDLQARAIVLSELGKAIDYPAFVELSLHYDKVNSWL, encoded by the coding sequence ATGAGCACCTTGCACGTGATTTGCCACTCGCCGTTTGGCGACAACCGCCTGAGCAGTTGCCTGCGCCTGCTTGGCAGCGCCGACGGCCTGCTGCTGTGCGGCGATGCGGTGTATGCCCTGCAGCCCGGCAGCGAGCCGCTGCGCAGCCTGCAGGCCAACCAGCTGGGCGGACGCCTGTTCGCCCTGGACGAAGACCTGCAAGCCCGCGCCATCGTCCTCAGTGAGCTGGGCAAGGCCATCGACTACCCGGCCTTCGTCGAGCTGTCGCTGCACTATGACAAGGTCAACAGCTGGCTATGA
- a CDS encoding uracil-xanthine permease family protein, whose amino-acid sequence MSSIEQGPGAPAQANELVLGLEDRPRPLIAMLAALQHLLAIIVPIVTPGLLICQALGVSARDTNLIVSMSLVISGIATFVQCRRFGPFGAGLLIVQGTSFNFVGPLIAGGALMVKQGTPVEGVMAAIFGVVIAGSFVEMGISRILPFVKRLITPLVTGIVVLMIGLTLIKVGLISMGGGFAAMSNGTFANGENLLLSGVVLAIIVILNRIPVVWMRSCAIVIALAVGYALAGYLGRLNFTGMHEAALFQVPVPLHFGLGFSWALFIPMLVIYLVTSLEAIGDVTATSKVSRQPVEGPLWMQRIKGGVLVNGANSLLAGVFNTFPSSIFAQNNGVIQLTGIASRHIGVWIAAMLVILGLFPSVAGVIQAVPEPVLGGAAMVMFGAVAASGINILASISLDRRALLIIAVSLALGLGVAQVPEFLAHMPSALRNVLESGVATGGICALVLNWFLPEHKDKA is encoded by the coding sequence ATGAGTTCAATCGAGCAAGGACCCGGCGCACCCGCGCAGGCCAATGAACTGGTCCTCGGCCTTGAAGACCGGCCGCGGCCGCTGATTGCGATGCTGGCGGCGTTGCAGCATCTGCTGGCGATCATTGTGCCGATCGTCACCCCCGGCCTGCTGATCTGCCAGGCACTGGGGGTTTCGGCCCGTGATACCAACCTGATTGTGTCGATGTCGCTGGTGATCTCGGGGATCGCTACCTTCGTGCAGTGCCGCCGCTTCGGGCCGTTCGGCGCCGGGCTGTTGATTGTGCAGGGCACCAGTTTCAACTTTGTCGGGCCGTTGATCGCCGGTGGCGCGTTGATGGTCAAGCAAGGCACGCCGGTCGAAGGCGTGATGGCGGCGATTTTTGGAGTGGTGATCGCCGGTTCGTTCGTGGAGATGGGCATTTCGCGCATCCTGCCGTTCGTCAAACGCCTGATCACCCCGCTGGTGACCGGGATCGTCGTGCTGATGATCGGCCTGACCCTGATCAAGGTCGGCCTGATCAGCATGGGCGGCGGCTTTGCGGCGATGAGCAACGGTACCTTTGCCAATGGCGAGAACCTGCTGCTGTCGGGTGTGGTGCTGGCGATCATCGTCATTCTCAACCGTATTCCGGTGGTGTGGATGCGCAGCTGCGCCATCGTTATCGCCCTGGCCGTGGGCTACGCCCTGGCCGGCTACCTGGGCCGCCTGAATTTCACCGGTATGCACGAAGCCGCGCTGTTCCAGGTGCCGGTACCGCTGCATTTCGGCCTGGGCTTCTCTTGGGCGCTGTTTATTCCGATGCTGGTGATTTACCTGGTTACATCGCTGGAAGCCATTGGTGATGTGACCGCGACCAGCAAGGTCTCGCGCCAGCCGGTGGAAGGCCCGCTGTGGATGCAGCGGATCAAGGGCGGGGTGCTGGTCAACGGCGCCAACTCGCTGCTGGCCGGGGTGTTCAATACCTTCCCGAGCTCGATCTTTGCCCAGAATAATGGCGTGATTCAGCTGACCGGCATTGCCAGCCGTCATATCGGTGTATGGATTGCGGCGATGCTGGTGATTCTTGGCCTGTTCCCGAGCGTGGCCGGGGTGATCCAGGCGGTGCCGGAGCCGGTGCTCGGGGGGGCGGCGATGGTGATGTTCGGCGCGGTGGCGGCTTCGGGGATCAATATCCTTGCCAGCATCAGCCTGGATCGTCGCGCGCTGCTGATCATTGCCGTGTCGCTGGCGCTGGGCCTGGGCGTGGCGCAGGTGCCGGAGTTCCTCGCGCATATGCCGTCGGCACTGCGTAATGTGCTGGAGTCGGGGGTGGCCACCGGGGGGATTTGTGCCCTGGTACTGAACTGGTTCTTGCCGGAGCATAAAGACAAGGCCTGA